Proteins from a genomic interval of Nostoc sp. TCL240-02:
- a CDS encoding 5-(carboxyamino)imidazole ribonucleotide synthase, which produces MKRVGVIGGGQLAWMMADAAQKLGVELVVQTPSVHDPAVSIAKETVFAPVDDASATEILAQKCDVITFENEFVNLQALSVLAQQGVCFRPSLKALAPLLDKYHQRCYLRDLGLPVPRFFALDEVEHLQSKIEYLGFPAVLKARRHGYDGQGTFIIQDFATLEQKLSYETVTKPLNESFFLLEEFVPFDRELAIIAARSVEGEIVTYPVVETQQEQQVCRRVIAPADITPNQVAEIQAITHTLLNSLEVVGIFGIELFLRGDGKVLVNEIAPRTHNSGHFSIDACETSQFEQHLRAVCGLPLGNSALQCAGAVMVNLLGYENSHSTYQSQRQKIAEIPQAHIHWYGKTESRPGRKLGHVTVLLDNQNRESASAYALGVGAAIAQKVESIWYPR; this is translated from the coding sequence ATGAAACGTGTTGGTGTAATTGGTGGTGGACAACTTGCCTGGATGATGGCGGATGCAGCACAGAAGCTAGGAGTAGAATTAGTAGTACAAACTCCAAGCGTTCACGACCCGGCCGTGTCAATCGCCAAAGAAACTGTCTTCGCGCCAGTTGATGACGCAAGTGCTACGGAAATATTAGCTCAAAAATGCGATGTCATTACCTTTGAAAATGAATTTGTTAACCTGCAAGCTTTATCTGTTTTAGCACAGCAAGGCGTTTGTTTCCGTCCCAGCTTAAAAGCTTTAGCTCCGCTTTTAGATAAATATCATCAGCGTTGCTATTTACGCGATTTGGGTTTACCAGTTCCTCGATTTTTCGCCCTTGATGAGGTAGAACATCTCCAATCAAAAATAGAATATTTAGGTTTTCCAGCAGTCCTCAAAGCCCGCCGCCACGGTTATGATGGTCAGGGTACTTTCATAATTCAGGATTTTGCTACTTTAGAGCAAAAGCTAAGTTATGAAACTGTAACAAAACCTTTAAATGAATCATTTTTCTTGTTAGAAGAATTTGTCCCTTTTGACAGAGAACTAGCAATAATTGCAGCGCGTTCTGTGGAGGGAGAAATTGTAACTTACCCAGTAGTGGAAACCCAACAAGAACAACAAGTCTGTCGGCGGGTAATTGCGCCTGCTGATATTACACCCAATCAAGTAGCAGAAATTCAAGCGATCACACATACTCTATTAAATAGCCTAGAAGTAGTGGGAATTTTTGGAATTGAGCTATTTCTCAGGGGTGATGGCAAAGTTCTGGTAAATGAAATTGCCCCTCGTACCCACAATTCTGGGCATTTTTCTATTGACGCTTGTGAAACCTCTCAATTTGAGCAACACCTCCGAGCTGTTTGTGGTTTACCTTTAGGGAATTCGGCTTTGCAGTGCGCTGGCGCTGTGATGGTCAACCTGCTGGGGTATGAAAATTCTCACAGCACATATCAAAGCCAGCGTCAAAAAATAGCAGAAATTCCCCAAGCGCATATTCACTGGTATGGAAAGACAGAATCACGTCCTGGGCGGAAGTTGGGACATGTTACCGTTTTGCTGGATAATCAGAATCGAGAATCGGCAAGTGCGTACGCCCTTGGCGTTGGTGCAGCCATCGCTCAGAAAGTAGAATCTATCTGGTATCCCAGGTAA
- a CDS encoding pentapeptide repeat-containing protein, translating to MQRLDTKLTLDIFWRQGLAFLLGIMIWCVADPVLAVDWTHPLSFSNAELSRRDFSGDSLQAAEFSNANMELANFSNADLRGAVMSASVMTKANLHGADLTNAMVDQVNLTKADLSDAVFKEALLLRAIFNDVNIDGADFTDAILDRAQIKELCQKASGVNSKTGVQTRESLGCQ from the coding sequence ATGCAGCGATTAGACACCAAATTGACTCTCGATATATTTTGGCGGCAAGGGTTGGCGTTCCTTCTCGGAATTATGATCTGGTGCGTGGCTGATCCAGTGCTGGCAGTAGACTGGACTCATCCACTGTCATTTAGTAATGCAGAGTTGTCAAGACGTGATTTTTCTGGTGACAGTTTGCAAGCTGCGGAGTTTTCTAACGCCAATATGGAACTGGCTAACTTTTCAAACGCTGATTTGCGGGGAGCAGTCATGAGTGCTTCGGTGATGACAAAAGCAAATCTCCACGGAGCGGATTTAACGAATGCAATGGTCGATCAGGTAAACTTGACTAAGGCCGATTTGAGTGATGCAGTTTTCAAAGAAGCTCTTTTGCTCCGTGCCATCTTTAATGATGTGAATATAGACGGTGCAGATTTTACAGATGCTATTTTGGATCGGGCACAAATCAAAGAACTGTGTCAAAAAGCCAGTGGTGTGAATTCCAAAACAGGTGTGCAAACTCGTGAATCTCTAGGATGTCAATGA